Proteins found in one Methylobacterium sp. CB376 genomic segment:
- the ppk2 gene encoding polyphosphate kinase 2 — MEDDLKAARVEAVREEVADSLDEEMELELDEAFLERVADGVEPPNRAPTLPRAVYFRELLRLQQELVRLQDYVQVHRKRVVVLFEGRDAAGKGGVIKRITQRLNPRVCRIAALPAPSERERTQWYFQRYVAHLPAGGEIVLFDRSWYNRAGVERVMGFCTDDEYEEFFRSVPEFERMLVRSGIILVKYWFSITDEEQEFRFRMRINDPLKQWKLSPMDVQSRARWELYTRAKETMLERTHIPEAPWWVVEAVDKKRARLNCIAHLLEQVPYGAVERPPVDLPERVRHPDYERHPVPAEMHVPARY; from the coding sequence ATGGAAGACGATCTGAAGGCCGCCCGGGTCGAGGCCGTGCGCGAGGAGGTGGCGGACAGCCTCGACGAGGAGATGGAACTCGAACTCGACGAGGCGTTCCTCGAACGCGTCGCCGACGGCGTCGAGCCCCCGAACCGCGCCCCGACCCTGCCGCGGGCGGTGTATTTCCGCGAATTGCTGCGCCTGCAGCAGGAACTGGTGCGGCTGCAGGATTACGTGCAGGTCCACAGGAAGCGGGTCGTGGTGCTCTTCGAGGGGCGCGACGCGGCCGGCAAGGGCGGGGTGATCAAGCGCATCACCCAGCGGCTGAACCCGCGCGTCTGCCGCATCGCCGCGCTGCCGGCCCCGAGCGAGCGCGAGCGCACGCAATGGTACTTCCAGCGCTACGTCGCCCACCTGCCGGCCGGCGGCGAGATCGTGCTGTTCGACCGCTCCTGGTACAACCGCGCCGGCGTCGAGCGCGTGATGGGCTTCTGCACCGACGACGAGTACGAGGAGTTCTTCCGCTCGGTGCCGGAATTCGAGCGGATGCTGGTGCGCTCGGGCATCATCCTGGTGAAGTACTGGTTCTCGATCACCGACGAGGAGCAGGAATTCCGCTTCCGGATGCGGATCAACGACCCGCTCAAGCAGTGGAAGCTGAGCCCGATGGACGTGCAGTCGCGGGCCCGCTGGGAACTCTACACGAGGGCCAAGGAGACGATGCTGGAGCGCACCCACATCCCCGAAGCGCCCTGGTGGGTGGTCGAGGCGGTCGACAAGAAGCGGGCGCGCCTCAACTGCATCGCTCACCTCCTGGAGCAGGTGCCCTACGGCGCCGTCGAGCGCCCCCCCGTGGACCTGCCCGAGCGGGTGCGCCACCCGGATTACGAGCGCCACCCGGTTCCCGCCGAGATGCACGTCCCGGCCCGCTACTGA